The following are encoded together in the Triticum dicoccoides isolate Atlit2015 ecotype Zavitan chromosome 6B, WEW_v2.0, whole genome shotgun sequence genome:
- the LOC119326554 gene encoding germin-like protein 1-1, producing the protein MARIQLSAIAAFAVFLALAAPSIAGDPDMLQDVCVADLKSSIKLNGFPCKAEITADDFFFAGLKKPGNTNNPAGSNVTAANVQSFPGVNTLGVSMARIDYAPGGQNPPHTHPRATEIIFVLDGVLEVGFITTANKLFTKTITVGDVFVFPRGLVHFQQNRGHVPASVIAGFNSQLQGTQAIATTLFAAAPPVPSDVLAKAFRVGTEEIDAVKAKFQ; encoded by the exons ATGGCGAGGATTCAGCTTTCTGCCATAGCGGCCTTCGCCGTCTTCCTCGCGCTGGCCGCCCCCTCCATTGCCGGCGACCCCGACATGCTCCAGGACGTCTGCGTCGCCGACCTGAAATCCT CGATCAAGCTGAACGGGTTCCCGTGCAAGGCGGAGATCACGGCGGACGACTTCTTCTTCGCCGGTCTCAAGAAGCCCGGCAACACAAACAACCCTGCAGGGTCGAACGTCACGGCGGCGAACGTGCAGTCATTCCCCGGGGTGAACACGCTTGGTGTGTCAATGGCGCGCATCGACTACGCGCCGGGAGGCCAGAACCCGCCGCACACCCACCCGCGTGCCACTGAGATTATCTTTGTACTCGACGGAGTCCTCGAGGTGGGCTTCATCACCACTGCCAACAAGCTCTTCACCAAGACCATCACCGTCGGAGACGTGTTCGTCTTCCCGCGTGGGCTCGTGCACTTCCAGCAAAACAGGGGACATGTCCCCGCCTCTGTCATCGCCGGCTTCAACAGCCAGCTCCAGGGCACGCAAGCCATCGCCACCACGCTCTTCGCTGCCGCGCCGCCAGTGCCTAGCGACGTGCTGGCCAAGGCCTTCCGGGTCGGTACTGAAGAGATCGACGCCGTCAAGGCCAAGTTTCAGTAG
- the LOC119325698 gene encoding germin-like protein 1-1 encodes MVMLQLSAVVLLALIAPSLAGDADMLQDVCVADLASPIKLNGFPCKADITADDFFFAGLKRAGNPNNAAGSNVTAANVQSFPGVNTLGVSMARIDYAPGGQNPPHTHPRATEIIFVTEGVLEVGFITTANKLFTKTVTVGDVFVFPRGLVHFQQNRGRGPASVIAGFNSQLQGTQVIATTLFAAAPPVPSDVLAKAFRVSNEDIDAVKAKFR; translated from the exons ATGGTGATGCTTCAGCTTTCTGCTGTAGTCCTCCTTGCGCTCATCGCCCCCTCCCTCGCCGGTGACGCCGACATGCTCCAAGACGTCTgcgtcgccgacttggcatccc CGATCAAGCTGAATGGGTTCCCATGCAAGGCGGACATCACGGCAGACGACTTCTTCTTTGCCGGACTCAAGAGGGCTGGCAACCCCAACAACGCGGCAGGGTCCAACGTCACGGCAGCAAATGTACAGTCATTCCCTGGGGTGAACACGCTTGGCGTGTCCATGGCACGCATCGACTACGCGCCGGGAGGCCAGAACCCGCCGCACACCCACCCGCGTGCCACcgagatcatcttcgtcaccgaagGAGTCCTCGAGGTGGGCTTCATCACCACCGCCAACAAGCTCTTCACTAAGACTGTCACCGTCGGAGACGTGTTCGTTTTTCCGCGTGGCCTCGTGCACTTCCAGCAGAACAGGGGGCGTGGCCCTGCATCCGTCATCGCCGGCTTCAACAGCCAGCTCCAGGGCACACAAGTCATCGCCACCACGCTCTTCGCTGCCGCGCCGCCAGTGCCTAGCGACGTGCTGGCCAAGGCCTTCCGGGTCAGTAACGAGGACATCGACGCCGTCAAGGCCAAGTTCAGGTAG